In Pedobacter sp. SL55, the following proteins share a genomic window:
- a CDS encoding PspC domain-containing protein — protein sequence MFQRIVTFFEQRSFGVSAYLANKLDMSTNKVRLFFIYSSFLAVGFPILFYILAAVVLDIRTYMKRVRSKVWE from the coding sequence ATGTTTCAACGTATAGTTACTTTTTTTGAACAACGTAGTTTTGGAGTATCTGCTTATTTGGCCAACAAATTAGATATGAGCACTAATAAAGTTCGTTTGTTCTTTATCTACTCCTCGTTTTTGGCCGTAGGTTTTCCAATACTGTTTTACATCTTAGCCGCCGTGGTGTTAGATATTAGAACTTATATGAAGCGTGTGAGATCTAAAGTTTGGGAATAG
- a CDS encoding DUF2851 family protein, with translation MRFPEEFLHFVWQFRLYDTQQLHTVDGKPLKVLNCGFPNKHAGPDFTSAKIIIGETTWVGQVEVHLKASDWKAHQHQNDDAYDNVVLHVVWEHDTEIAMKDGTILPTLVLQEKVPAHLFNNYQNLINAVNAFPCENQLKEIDGFVVNGFLSRVLVERLAQKSEEVFERLEQLNGNWDETFYHFMAKNFGFKVNALPMQLLAQSLPQTLFAKHKDQSLQIEALIFGQAGFLNQSFEDDYPNQLKTEYAFLKQKYKLVPIDISLWKFLRMRPQNFPTLRLAQFAALILKSSHLFSKVLEVKNVKELHLLFEQLPVNDFWLRHYHFNKEAEKVSVQLGKSSIDNLLINTVSLFLFAYGKYTGQANYQTRAFYLLESIAAENNSIISQYVKAGIMLENAYQTQALLQLRKSYCNEKKCLNCGIGLKILKKT, from the coding sequence ATGCGTTTTCCAGAAGAATTTCTACATTTTGTATGGCAATTTAGGCTTTACGATACGCAGCAGCTACACACTGTTGATGGAAAGCCATTGAAGGTTTTAAATTGTGGTTTTCCAAACAAACATGCAGGACCAGATTTTACCAGTGCGAAAATTATTATTGGCGAAACTACTTGGGTAGGGCAGGTAGAAGTTCATTTGAAAGCTTCGGATTGGAAAGCGCACCAACACCAAAACGATGATGCTTATGATAACGTTGTTTTACATGTAGTTTGGGAGCACGATACAGAGATTGCCATGAAAGATGGCACCATCTTGCCTACGTTAGTTTTACAGGAGAAAGTGCCAGCGCATCTGTTCAATAATTATCAAAACCTTATTAATGCAGTAAATGCTTTTCCTTGCGAAAACCAATTGAAAGAAATAGATGGCTTTGTGGTAAATGGTTTTCTCTCGAGGGTTTTGGTAGAGCGTTTAGCCCAAAAATCTGAAGAAGTTTTTGAACGGCTAGAGCAGCTTAACGGTAATTGGGACGAAACTTTTTATCATTTTATGGCCAAAAACTTTGGTTTTAAAGTAAATGCCTTACCTATGCAATTGCTTGCGCAAAGTTTGCCACAAACGTTATTTGCCAAGCACAAAGACCAATCCTTACAAATCGAAGCTTTGATTTTTGGCCAAGCAGGTTTTTTAAACCAAAGTTTCGAAGATGATTATCCCAATCAATTGAAAACAGAATATGCATTTTTAAAACAGAAATACAAATTAGTGCCCATTGATATTTCTTTGTGGAAATTTTTGAGGATGCGTCCACAGAATTTTCCTACGTTAAGATTGGCACAGTTCGCGGCTTTAATTTTGAAATCAAGCCATTTGTTTTCAAAAGTGTTAGAAGTGAAAAACGTTAAAGAATTACATTTACTATTTGAGCAGTTGCCAGTGAACGATTTTTGGTTAAGACATTATCATTTCAATAAAGAAGCAGAAAAAGTAAGTGTGCAGTTGGGCAAATCTTCTATCGATAACTTATTGATTAATACCGTAAGTTTATTTTTGTTTGCTTATGGTAAGTACACAGGGCAGGCCAACTACCAAACTAGGGCATTTTATTTGTTAGAAAGTATTGCTGCAGAAAATAATAGTATCATTTCTCAATATGTGAAAGCTGGTATTATGTTAGAGAATGCATACCAAACGCAAGCTTTACTGCAATTGCGTAAAAGCTATTGTAATGAAAAGAAATGTTTAAATTGCGGTATCGGATTGAAGATTTTGAAAAAAACTTGA
- a CDS encoding DMT family transporter — MSQKKDVKLIVALFAIAIVWGTTYLGIRIAVHTIPAWFVAGFRQVVASSILLAILLYKGEFKWIGWKSFGRQILVASLMIIVANGMTTVAEESIPSGLTSLLTALSPIVVFLGSLIFGLQKPSLKGFIGVIIGFSGVAFIFRDGIGDILDPNYKTGIIYLAIAILGWAAGTIYTKKYTHKSSNIFLDLFYQFAYAAVAQLIIALFVSPTTEFTQWSWQSIAAVVYLGVFGSVVGFFCYNYALKKVSATEVSILSYFNTIIAIFLGWLILNETVTYDLLIATVLIILGVFITNYKKKEVK, encoded by the coding sequence ATGAGCCAAAAGAAAGATGTGAAATTAATTGTAGCGTTGTTTGCCATCGCTATAGTTTGGGGTACAACTTATTTGGGTATTCGTATTGCGGTACATACTATACCCGCTTGGTTTGTAGCAGGTTTTCGCCAGGTAGTTGCCTCTTCTATATTGTTAGCTATTTTACTTTACAAAGGAGAATTTAAGTGGATTGGCTGGAAAAGTTTTGGACGACAAATTCTGGTGGCCAGCTTAATGATTATCGTAGCCAATGGCATGACCACCGTAGCCGAAGAAAGTATTCCCAGTGGATTAACCTCACTGCTAACAGCGCTATCGCCAATTGTGGTGTTTTTGGGAAGCTTAATATTTGGTCTACAAAAGCCAAGTTTAAAAGGGTTTATTGGCGTTATTATTGGCTTTAGTGGCGTAGCCTTTATTTTTAGAGATGGTATTGGCGATATATTAGACCCCAACTACAAAACTGGTATTATTTATTTGGCTATTGCTATTTTAGGATGGGCAGCAGGAACCATCTATACCAAAAAATACACACATAAAAGCAGCAATATTTTTCTAGATCTGTTTTATCAATTTGCTTATGCTGCAGTAGCTCAGCTCATTATTGCTTTGTTCGTTTCTCCTACTACAGAATTTACGCAGTGGAGTTGGCAAAGTATAGCCGCCGTAGTTTATTTAGGGGTTTTTGGATCGGTAGTTGGTTTCTTTTGCTATAACTATGCGCTTAAAAAAGTAAGTGCTACCGAGGTATCTATTTTATCTTACTTTAATACCATTATTGCCATATTTTTAGGCTGGCTAATTCTTAACGAAACAGTTACTTACGATTTATTAATTGCTACAGTGCTGATTATATTGGGTGTTTTTATTACGAATTATAAAAAGAAGGAAGTAAAATAA
- the pyrF gene encoding orotidine-5'-phosphate decarboxylase, which produces MNKQQLFEQIQRKKSFLCVGLDPVMDKLPKHLLKYNDPILEFNKQLIDATHDLCVAYKPNTAFYETRGVKGWNTLVKTWEHFPKDVFTIADAKRGDIGNTSAMYAEAFFKEESSGMSFDSVTVAPYMGKDSVTPFLTYQDKWVILLALTSNAGSQDFQAKQSDNQKLYEQVISTSQQWSDSSQMMYVVGATKPEEFQNIRRLAPDHFLLVPGVGAQGGSLSAVCEYGLNSECGLLVNSARSIIYASSGEDFAEKAREEALALQQEMEQILKAANLI; this is translated from the coding sequence ATGAACAAGCAGCAGCTTTTTGAACAAATTCAGCGTAAAAAATCATTCTTATGTGTAGGTCTAGATCCGGTTATGGATAAGTTGCCCAAACATCTATTAAAGTACAATGATCCAATTCTAGAATTTAACAAACAGCTAATTGATGCTACCCATGATTTATGCGTAGCCTATAAACCTAATACGGCATTTTACGAAACCCGTGGCGTTAAAGGTTGGAACACGCTGGTAAAAACTTGGGAACATTTCCCAAAAGATGTTTTTACCATTGCCGATGCCAAGCGTGGCGATATTGGTAACACATCGGCCATGTATGCAGAAGCTTTTTTTAAAGAAGAAAGTTCTGGTATGAGTTTCGATTCGGTTACCGTAGCACCTTATATGGGTAAAGATTCGGTTACACCGTTTTTAACTTATCAAGATAAATGGGTAATCCTTTTAGCCTTAACTTCAAATGCCGGAAGCCAAGATTTTCAAGCTAAGCAAAGCGACAATCAAAAGCTATACGAACAGGTAATTAGCACTTCGCAGCAATGGAGTGATAGCAGCCAAATGATGTATGTAGTAGGTGCAACTAAGCCAGAGGAGTTTCAAAATATCCGCCGTTTGGCGCCAGATCACTTTTTATTGGTGCCTGGTGTTGGCGCACAGGGTGGTAGCTTAAGCGCTGTTTGCGAATATGGCTTAAATAGCGAGTGCGGTTTGTTAGTCAACTCGGCCCGTAGTATCATTTACGCAAGTAGTGGCGAAGATTTTGCCGAAAAAGCAAGAGAAGAAGCATTGGCTTTACAGCAAGAAATGGAGCAGATTTTAAAGGCTGCCAATTTGATATGA
- the rho gene encoding transcription termination factor Rho, with the protein MFSKTELTEKLTAELRELAKANGVDNVGDLRKNDLIEQILQKQTETAEVAVTPNVVTEAPSNEKPARKRTRIVKDTAPVAEEKTQRPTLFDESDKIEIPSPDFEAIALVTGQDLSKQESIADKIQNQKNKKDRTPKGKNNSNDTEVIVVEDKPVKEEKIARSEKPQREEKPQKDDNRQQKNQNQNQNNNGNHKQNETSYSNLDFDNTITNEGVLEIMPDGYGFLRSADYNYLSSPDDIYVSQSQIKLFGLKTGDTVNGSIRPPKEGEKYFPLVKVISINGRIPADVRDRVPFDYLTPLFPTEKLNLFTDSTNYSTRIMDLFTPIGKGQRGLIVAQPKTGKTNLLKEVANAIAKNHPEVYLIILLIDERPEEVTDMARSVRAEVVSSTFDEPAERHVKIANIVLEKSKRLVECGHDVVILLDSITRLARAYNTTAPASGKILSGGVDANALHKPKRFFGAARNIEKGGSLTILATALTETGSKMDEVIFEEFKGTGNMELQLDRKLANKRIFPAIDITASSTRRDDLLLDRENLQRIWVLRNHLADMNSQEAMELVQAQIKGTKSNEEFLLGMNG; encoded by the coding sequence ATGTTTAGTAAAACAGAACTAACTGAAAAGCTAACTGCCGAATTGCGTGAGTTAGCAAAAGCGAATGGTGTTGATAATGTTGGCGATTTACGCAAAAACGATTTGATCGAACAAATTCTTCAAAAACAAACTGAAACTGCAGAAGTGGCCGTTACTCCAAACGTGGTAACTGAGGCTCCTTCTAATGAAAAACCTGCCAGAAAAAGAACACGCATTGTTAAAGATACTGCACCAGTTGCAGAAGAAAAAACACAAAGGCCTACACTTTTTGATGAATCTGACAAGATAGAAATTCCTTCGCCAGATTTTGAAGCTATTGCCTTGGTTACCGGCCAAGACCTTTCTAAACAAGAAAGCATTGCAGATAAAATCCAAAATCAGAAAAATAAAAAAGACCGTACTCCAAAAGGCAAAAACAACAGTAACGACACAGAAGTTATTGTAGTTGAGGATAAACCTGTTAAGGAGGAGAAAATTGCCAGAAGCGAAAAACCTCAAAGAGAAGAAAAGCCTCAAAAAGACGACAATCGCCAGCAAAAAAACCAAAACCAAAACCAAAATAACAATGGTAACCACAAGCAAAACGAAACAAGTTATTCTAACTTAGATTTTGATAATACCATTACCAACGAAGGTGTGTTAGAGATTATGCCTGATGGTTATGGCTTTTTGCGCTCGGCAGATTACAATTATTTATCTTCTCCGGATGATATTTATGTATCTCAATCACAAATCAAATTGTTTGGTTTAAAAACTGGAGATACCGTTAATGGAAGCATCCGTCCGCCAAAAGAAGGCGAAAAATATTTTCCTTTGGTAAAGGTAATTAGCATTAATGGCCGTATTCCGGCTGATGTGCGTGACCGCGTTCCTTTTGATTATTTGACGCCGCTTTTTCCTACAGAAAAATTAAACTTATTTACTGATAGCACCAATTATTCTACCCGTATCATGGACCTTTTTACCCCAATTGGCAAAGGTCAGCGTGGTTTAATTGTTGCGCAACCTAAAACAGGTAAAACCAATTTATTAAAAGAAGTTGCCAATGCAATTGCTAAAAATCATCCAGAAGTTTATTTAATTATATTGTTAATTGATGAACGTCCGGAAGAGGTTACAGATATGGCTCGTAGCGTAAGAGCAGAAGTAGTTTCATCCACTTTTGATGAGCCTGCCGAGCGTCACGTAAAAATCGCTAACATCGTTTTAGAAAAATCTAAACGTTTGGTAGAATGTGGCCACGACGTAGTGATCTTATTAGATTCGATTACTCGTTTAGCAAGAGCTTATAACACTACCGCTCCAGCTTCGGGTAAAATCTTATCTGGTGGTGTTGATGCTAATGCTTTACACAAACCTAAGCGTTTCTTCGGTGCTGCTCGTAACATAGAAAAAGGTGGCTCTTTAACTATTTTAGCTACTGCGTTAACAGAAACAGGCTCTAAAATGGACGAGGTTATCTTCGAAGAATTTAAAGGTACAGGTAACATGGAACTACAATTAGACCGTAAATTGGCTAACAAACGTATCTTCCCAGCAATTGATATTACGGCTTCGAGTACACGTAGAGATGATCTATTATTGGATAGAGAGAACCTACAGCGTATCTGGGTGTTACGTAACCACTTGGCAGATATGAACTCTCAAGAAGCTATGGAATTGGTACAAGCCCAAATTAAAGGCACTAAGAGCAACGAAGAATTCCTCTTGGGAATGAACGGATAG
- the pssA gene encoding CDP-diacylglycerol--serine O-phosphatidyltransferase codes for MLNLPNALTCANLFSGCIGIVFCFNGDLKSAAYFVILSGIFDFFDGMAARALKIKNSIGKDLDSLADVVSFGFLPGAIMFHLFKASDLPHPYFAYFAFIITLFSALRLAKFNNDTRQTVDFIGLNTPMNTLFIVSLPYVADYHPQVIGNWMVLAVISIVCSYLLVSEIKIFSLKFSNLRWSENKIKFVFMILSVVLFAWQQFVAIPIILLLYIALSFVYFRNK; via the coding sequence ATGCTAAACCTCCCTAATGCTTTAACCTGCGCCAATTTATTTTCTGGTTGTATAGGTATTGTATTTTGTTTTAATGGCGATTTAAAATCTGCAGCCTACTTTGTAATCTTATCTGGAATATTTGATTTTTTTGATGGGATGGCTGCCAGAGCATTGAAAATAAAAAATAGCATTGGTAAAGATTTAGATTCATTGGCTGATGTAGTGAGCTTTGGTTTTTTACCTGGAGCAATCATGTTCCATCTATTTAAAGCTAGCGATTTACCTCATCCCTATTTTGCGTATTTTGCCTTTATCATTACCTTATTTTCGGCGTTAAGGCTAGCTAAATTTAATAACGATACCCGCCAAACCGTAGATTTTATTGGGTTAAATACCCCGATGAATACACTTTTTATTGTATCGTTACCTTATGTAGCCGATTACCACCCACAAGTAATTGGAAATTGGATGGTTTTAGCCGTAATTTCTATAGTATGCAGTTATTTACTGGTAAGCGAAATCAAAATCTTCTCACTCAAATTCAGCAATTTAAGATGGAGCGAAAATAAAATCAAGTTTGTATTCATGATTTTATCTGTTGTGTTATTCGCTTGGCAGCAATTTGTAGCTATCCCGATAATCTTATTGCTTTATATTGCTTTATCTTTCGTTTATTTTAGAAATAAATAA
- a CDS encoding class II glutamine amidotransferase, translating into MSEQIKHECGIAFIRLLKPLSYYQEKYGTALYGLNKLYLLMEKQHNRGQDGAGIATIKLDMKPGSRYISRYRSMAQNAVADIFGYVQSKFVGIQEETPELMKDTEFLKQNVSFIGEVLLGHLRYGTHGKNSIENCHPFLRQNNWMTRNLVIAGNFNMTNVDELLEQLYELGQHPKEKADTVTVLEKIGHFLDDENQTLFDEYKKEGLTNVEITHKISEGLNVANILRRSAKSWDGGYTMSGIVGNGDAFVMRDPAGIRPAFYYMDDEVVVAASERPAIQTAFKVQIKNVKEIKPGHALIIKKDGTVTEEMFREPLEKKACSFERIYFSRGSDADIYKERKKLGELLCPQVLKTVNYDLKNTVFSFIPNTAEVSFYGMVDGLHKYITDYQKETLLKRKEVLDDTALDELLSMRPRVEKLAIKDVKLRTFITADADRGEMVAHVYDTTYGVIKNHTDTLVAVDDSIVRGTTLKQSIIKIIDRLHPKKIIIVSSAPQIRYPDCYGIDMSKMGQFVAFDAAIQLLKERGQEHIIEEVYQKCKASLELPKEEIVNHVKDIYKPFTPQEISDQIAKIITPADTVAEVEVIYQTLESLHEACPNHLGDWYFSGDYPTPGGNKVVNKAFVNWKEGNNQRAY; encoded by the coding sequence ATGAGCGAACAGATCAAACACGAATGCGGGATAGCCTTTATCCGATTGTTAAAACCTCTCTCATACTACCAAGAAAAATACGGTACTGCACTTTACGGCCTTAACAAATTGTATTTGTTAATGGAAAAGCAGCACAATCGCGGTCAGGATGGAGCTGGTATTGCCACCATTAAATTGGACATGAAACCTGGTAGCCGATACATTAGTCGCTACCGCTCAATGGCTCAAAATGCTGTTGCAGATATTTTCGGTTACGTGCAAAGCAAATTTGTTGGTATACAAGAAGAAACTCCAGAACTAATGAAAGACACGGAGTTCTTAAAACAAAATGTGAGTTTTATTGGAGAGGTGTTGTTAGGGCACCTTCGCTACGGTACACATGGTAAAAACAGTATCGAAAATTGCCACCCATTTTTACGCCAAAACAACTGGATGACCAGAAACTTGGTAATTGCCGGTAACTTTAACATGACTAACGTAGATGAGTTGTTAGAGCAATTATACGAGCTGGGGCAGCACCCTAAAGAAAAAGCGGATACCGTAACTGTACTGGAAAAAATTGGTCATTTTTTAGATGATGAAAATCAAACTTTGTTTGATGAATATAAAAAAGAGGGGTTAACTAACGTAGAAATTACCCACAAAATATCTGAAGGCTTAAACGTTGCAAATATCCTAAGAAGATCTGCAAAAAGCTGGGATGGTGGTTACACTATGTCTGGCATAGTTGGGAACGGCGATGCTTTTGTGATGAGAGACCCAGCAGGTATTCGTCCGGCATTTTACTATATGGATGATGAGGTGGTGGTTGCCGCTTCTGAGCGACCAGCAATTCAAACGGCCTTTAAAGTGCAAATCAAGAATGTAAAGGAAATTAAGCCAGGACATGCATTGATTATCAAAAAAGATGGTACAGTTACCGAAGAAATGTTTCGTGAGCCATTAGAGAAAAAAGCATGTTCGTTTGAGCGTATTTATTTCTCAAGAGGAAGTGATGCAGACATTTATAAAGAACGTAAAAAATTAGGCGAGCTACTGTGTCCGCAGGTGCTTAAAACGGTAAACTACGATCTTAAAAATACTGTTTTCTCGTTTATCCCGAACACGGCAGAGGTTTCTTTCTACGGAATGGTAGATGGCCTACATAAATACATTACCGATTATCAAAAGGAAACTTTACTTAAACGTAAGGAGGTTTTAGATGATACCGCTTTAGATGAGCTGTTGTCTATGCGTCCAAGAGTAGAGAAATTGGCTATCAAAGATGTAAAGTTACGTACCTTTATTACTGCCGATGCAGATAGGGGCGAAATGGTGGCTCATGTGTACGATACTACTTACGGGGTAATTAAAAACCATACAGATACTTTGGTAGCTGTTGATGATTCTATTGTGAGAGGTACTACCTTGAAGCAAAGTATCATCAAGATTATTGATAGGTTGCATCCTAAAAAAATCATTATTGTTTCTTCTGCTCCGCAAATTAGATATCCAGATTGCTACGGTATCGATATGTCTAAAATGGGACAGTTTGTAGCTTTTGATGCCGCTATTCAGTTGTTAAAAGAAAGAGGTCAAGAGCATATCATTGAAGAGGTTTACCAGAAATGTAAAGCTTCTTTGGAGTTGCCGAAAGAGGAAATCGTTAACCATGTGAAAGATATCTACAAGCCTTTCACTCCTCAAGAAATTTCAGATCAGATTGCGAAGATCATTACCCCGGCAGATACGGTGGCAGAAGTTGAGGTAATTTATCAAACTTTAGAAAGTCTTCATGAGGCTTGTCCAAATCACTTGGGCGATTGGTATTTTTCAGGAGATTATCCAACACCGGGTGGTAACAAAGTGGTAAATAAAGCCTTTGTAAACTGGAAAGAGGGTAACAACCAAAGAGCATACTAA
- the murI gene encoding glutamate racemase, with amino-acid sequence MQGNNAIGIFDSGFGGLTVFKAIAEKLPNYNYIYLGDNARSPYGDHSFDTVYRYTLECVEWLFEQGCPLVILACNTASAKALRNIQQLDLPKKYPNRRVLGVIRPTAEVVGEMSKTKAIGVLGTRGTIRSESYLIEINKFFPDVEVYQQSCPMWVPLVENNEHEYPGADYFVKKYIDELMQQSPNIDTILLACTHYPLILPKIKQFLPQEITLVAQGDIVASSLADYLDRHQDIEKALAKEAKQTFYTSGDTDIFNAQASVFLGKKLNSKPMGSN; translated from the coding sequence ATGCAAGGCAATAACGCTATAGGTATATTCGATTCTGGCTTTGGGGGCTTAACCGTTTTTAAAGCCATTGCCGAAAAATTGCCCAATTATAACTACATCTATTTAGGAGACAATGCTCGGTCGCCATACGGAGACCACTCTTTCGATACCGTTTATAGATACACCCTAGAGTGTGTAGAGTGGCTTTTTGAGCAGGGATGCCCATTGGTTATTTTAGCCTGTAATACGGCTTCTGCAAAGGCTTTGCGTAATATACAGCAATTAGATTTACCCAAAAAATATCCCAACCGTAGGGTTTTGGGCGTAATTAGACCCACCGCAGAGGTTGTTGGAGAAATGAGCAAAACCAAAGCTATTGGTGTGTTAGGCACAAGAGGAACAATACGCTCAGAATCTTATCTAATAGAAATCAATAAGTTTTTCCCCGATGTGGAAGTTTATCAACAAAGTTGCCCAATGTGGGTGCCTTTAGTAGAAAATAATGAACATGAGTATCCCGGAGCAGATTATTTTGTTAAAAAGTATATTGATGAACTTATGCAGCAATCGCCAAATATTGATACGATTTTACTAGCTTGTACCCATTATCCTTTAATTTTACCTAAAATTAAACAGTTTTTGCCTCAAGAAATTACTTTGGTTGCCCAAGGAGATATTGTAGCAAGTAGCTTAGCAGATTATCTGGATAGACATCAAGATATAGAAAAAGCGTTAGCAAAAGAGGCAAAGCAAACATTTTATACGTCTGGAGATACCGATATATTTAATGCTCAGGCATCTGTATTTCTTGGTAAAAAGTTAAATTCAAAGCCCATGGGCAGTAACTGA
- a CDS encoding OmpH family outer membrane protein: MKKLIKGLFVAAGLLLTTQVVSAQQKFGHLNSDEIFSTWSEAKTVSSTIENLAKTKQAEIDKMITEYQNKLKAAQDKERTLSEANKDVVVKELQVAQTELTDLQKRIEDARNKARTDVEAKQAEVFPPLQQKVATAINAISKEKGLSYVFDISASQGFNNLVYFDGGEDITAAVKTKLGIAATAKPATTPAKKP, encoded by the coding sequence ATGAAAAAGTTAATTAAAGGATTATTTGTAGCTGCAGGATTACTTTTAACTACGCAAGTTGTAAGTGCACAACAAAAATTTGGTCACTTAAATTCAGATGAGATTTTCTCTACTTGGTCGGAAGCTAAAACTGTTTCTAGTACGATAGAGAACTTGGCAAAAACAAAACAAGCAGAAATTGATAAAATGATCACTGAGTATCAAAACAAATTAAAAGCTGCTCAAGACAAAGAAAGAACATTAAGCGAAGCAAATAAAGATGTTGTTGTTAAAGAATTGCAAGTTGCTCAAACAGAGTTAACAGATTTACAAAAAAGAATTGAAGATGCTCGTAACAAAGCAAGAACAGATGTTGAAGCTAAGCAAGCTGAGGTTTTTCCTCCGTTGCAACAAAAAGTAGCTACAGCTATCAATGCAATTTCAAAAGAAAAAGGTTTGTCTTACGTTTTTGATATTTCTGCATCTCAAGGTTTTAACAATTTAGTTTATTTTGATGGTGGCGAAGATATTACTGCTGCTGTAAAAACTAAATTAGGTATTGCAGCAACTGCTAAACCAGCTACAACTCCGGCTAAAAAACCATAA
- a CDS encoding OmpH family outer membrane protein, with amino-acid sequence MRKIFLASFLLLMALGVSAQKMAYVDTEYILKHVPDYKSSLTQIEGLSKQYQKEVDEVFKEVDAMYKAYQADQVLLTDDMRRRRENDIIEKEKKAKELQRQKFGPEGDLFQTRTKLLKPIQEKVSSTIAEVAKNKYIDFVFDKSSESTMMIYASANYDISNDVIIRLGFKPGTLVK; translated from the coding sequence ATGAGAAAGATATTTTTAGCTAGTTTTTTACTCCTTATGGCCTTAGGAGTATCGGCACAGAAAATGGCCTACGTAGATACAGAATACATTTTGAAACACGTTCCAGACTATAAATCGTCGTTAACTCAAATAGAAGGGCTATCTAAACAGTACCAGAAAGAAGTAGACGAAGTATTTAAAGAAGTAGATGCCATGTATAAGGCTTATCAAGCAGATCAGGTATTATTAACTGATGATATGCGTAGACGTAGAGAAAATGATATCATCGAAAAAGAGAAGAAAGCCAAAGAATTACAACGTCAAAAGTTTGGTCCAGAGGGAGATTTGTTTCAAACCCGCACCAAATTATTGAAGCCTATTCAAGAAAAAGTTTCTTCTACCATTGCAGAAGTTGCAAAAAACAAATACATTGACTTCGTATTTGATAAAAGCAGCGAAAGCACCATGATGATTTATGCTAGCGCCAACTATGACATCAGTAACGATGTAATTATTAGATTAGGCTTTAAGCCAGGTACTTTGGTAAAATAA